The window acaGGATTTTTGCCGAAGCTTATGGGGTCTCGTGACCCCTCACTATAACACATAGGCCCGCCTCTGGATATATTACTATTGTCTCATATAGGCAGTAATGGATGTAGCATATAGTCACGGGTTCAACTAAATCCAGCATTTTATATACAAAGTATAGATATATGATAAATTTATAAGAAAATCACTATAATTTCAagaaatattaaattttgaacccaGAATTTCAAACGTGTAATGGGTTCAAGGGTAAAACGTGAACTTTGAACCCATCAAATTTATATCCTGATTGGCAAGCGATACAGCCAACAAGACTACTCTGGAACTGAGGCTTAGTTGATTGATTGAATAAGAATGCAAATCATTTGCTTTAAAATTTCACAAATTATAGCAGCAACCATAGGAGAATAAAATGAAGAAGTAGAAAAAGCAATCCTGTCATTAAATGATGAAATCCAGAAAGCATATGTATGAAATCTGGACCATAATCTGTCAAGTTAATTGCATTACTAAATAAGCAAATTTTATCAATCCCGATTGAAGCTATAGTCAAAGGTACACCATGCTATTAAGATGTGAATTATAATAAGTTATTTGTCACCTTAAAGTTCACCCACCAGTATTAAAAACTGACAGAGGAAATGGTGAGAAAAAGTAGTAGCAGTAGCATTCCTAGAGATGATAGCCCTTGCTTTTACAAGGTTATTTTCAATCCTCACGTTGAAGAACTGGTAAAGTTGGATCCTTTAATTAATACAGACTACTTGCTATTAAATCTTCTTTTTGTTTTACATATATCACTTGAGTTTAAGAGATCTAGTGGCTTAAGAGCTTTAAAATCTTATTTAAgtccaaaaactcataaattaGAGAGAtgaacacttttatttattatttcggATCTACAAATCTTATTCATATATTTAAACTGTTAGAGAGTAAACACTTTATTTAGATCCATACAACGTGCTTCTCACGTACTTGTTTGATCTTACTCATGGGCGGAGGTGGCACTTGAATTCAACTTAAATTGCAATGAGTATACACTTTTATTATTGATTTTAGGTTTAGCACGTAGAAATATATCAATTTTAGGTCTATCATGCGCAATTTGATTGTTTGTCTAGGATGAAGCGTGtgcaaatatgtatatatatatatatatatatatatatatatatatatatatatatatatatatatatatatcaattttaGGTCGAAAGAAGCGACATCAAATCTGGAGAGGAGAAAGTGtgtgcaaatatatatatatatcaccaatttatatatttaataaatggCAATATATGAAATTCAAACTCAAGATCATCTCCGTTTCATCTTATATAAATTAAATTGTATGAACCATCttatttaaaaacttaaaatctTGTTCAAATTCAAAACCTCATAAATTTGAGAGATGAGCACCTTTATTTATTAatctcaaatctacaaatcttattcaTAAATTTAAGTTGTTAGAGGGTAAatacttttgtttatttatttggaTCCATATGTGCTTCTCACGTGCTTGTTTGATCTTACTCGTGGGTTACAcataggggtgtacaaagaaaacagTCAAACCGCACCAAttcgataattcgagtcaaatcggAAAAAAAATCCGAttatggtttggtgttggaaaaaagaaatacgaccataattggtttggtttggtttaactaaagaaagtcaaaccaaaaccaaaccaacccgacattacatatataaattttttagatatatttaatatataaatatacttattgtgatgtaatttataaatatttcttaaactttttcgtaattttatcttttaaggtatatttaatatataaatatacttattgtgatgtaatttataaatatttcttaaactttttcataattttatcttttaaggtattatttcaaggatggacttagaacttttgaaagTTCCAAacttccaataagttttatagccattatataatattagtaacttaaataatgctaacaaaagtccaaaccaaaatcaaatcaatattaatgtaaacaaaagacattcaattcaatactacgaacgtcaatgtattgaatatctatttttttttctgcaataatttagataaaaatgcataatctaattttattttttctttagcgtttagtcatgtaattaatacccccttattagtctacttattttagcatgacttagcaCTTTTagattattcttatttttattatgttttttaattagcaatatttacattacataattttattgtctttattgttgaatattttaggataatgccatgacacatctcatattttgtattattttcttggaaaatactttatatagttgtatcttactaggattaaaaaaatattttgagcacaagttatatgttttgcTATGAAGATTTTACTGGGAAAAATTCGAATAACCCGAAAACCCGAGATTGAAAAATTCgaattttattggtttggtttggtatttaaatttaataacccgacacaattgatttggtttggtaattacaAAATTccaaccaacccgacctatgtacaccgcTAGTTACACATGTGAAAATATGGTGAAGTGAAACTTGAATTCAACTTATATTGCTATGAGTAaacatttttatttataaattaaagtGTACGAACCTtttcatctaaaagcttaaaAAAGCCGGATTatgaattctttttcttttccctgtGTTGTAGAGAATTCCATCAGAATTTGTGAAGTATATAACAAAAGAAGCAACAGAAACAACAATTCTAAAAGGGCCATCTGGCaaatattggaaca of the Nicotiana tabacum cultivar K326 chromosome 7, ASM71507v2, whole genome shotgun sequence genome contains:
- the LOC142162427 gene encoding B3 domain-containing protein Os01g0723500-like, whose translation is MVRKSSSSSIPRDDSPCFYKVIFNPHVEELRIPSEFVKYITKEATETTILKGPSGKYWNMKLREDEEGLFFNAGGWNKFAREQQLEEGDFLLFQYDGKITFHVRIFNKNGLER